One Equus caballus isolate H_3958 breed thoroughbred chromosome 17, TB-T2T, whole genome shotgun sequence DNA window includes the following coding sequences:
- the RFXAP gene encoding regulatory factor X-associated protein, whose product MRPCGGQDEAAAEGVLRQAPALGGSAGAGQPVRYLCEVAGDAEEEAGEDEADLLDTSDPPGGGESTASLEDLEDEETHSGGEGGSGGARRRGSGGGSLSKTCTYEGCSETTSQVAKQRKPWMCKKHRNKMYKDKYKKKKSDQALNCGAAAPTGSGGNVKQEYT is encoded by the exons ATGCGCCCCTGTGGAGGGCAGGACGAGGCTGCGGCCGAGGGCGTCCTGAGGCAGGCTCCGGCCCTGGGGGGCAGCGCCGGGGCGGGCCAGCCTGTTAGGTACCTGTGTGAAGTGGCTGGGGATGCCGAGGAGGAGGCGGGCGAGGACGAAGCCGACCTGCTGGACACTTCGGACCCcccggggggaggggagagcacgGCTAGTTTGGAGGATCTGGAGGACGAGGAAACCCACTCCGGGGGCGAGGGCGGCAGCGGGGGAGCCCGGAGACGGGGCAGCGGCGGGGGCAGCCTGAGCAAGACCTGCACCTACGAGGGCTGCAGCGAGACCACCAGCCAGGTGGCCAAGCAGCGCAAGCCGTGGATGTGCAAGAAACACCGCAACAAGATGTACAAGGACAagtacaaaaagaagaagagcGACCAGGCCTTGAACTGCGGTGCGGCCGCCCCGACTGGCAGCGGGGGAAACGTCAAACAGGAG TACacctaa